A window of the Desulfovibrio sp. Fe33 genome harbors these coding sequences:
- a CDS encoding NAD+ synthase encodes MKIGVLQLNPIVGDIDGNAVKILAAARSAKDLGAEICLTSELALTGYPPRDLLLYGGFVDRARERADKLAAELRDCPPLLLGSVERNRTGQGKPVFNCALWCEGGTIRQTVRKTLLPTYDVFDEARYFEPAPAGDPEANLIRHNGLTLAVTICEDAWNDKDYWDARTYARDPLEEAAAGAPDVILNLSASPLFLGKQQLREDMLGAVARKYAVPLIYANQTGGDDDLVFDGRSCAFAPDGALLARAAGFEEDVLLVDTADPSANTVSKDDFRREAETWRALVMGTRDYVRKSCFSTALVGLSGGIDSAVTAVVAAEALGAENVTCVLMPSPYSSRGSIDDSLELAKNLGVKTLTLPIEPIMRAFDETLAGPFAGYGEDTTEENIQSRIRGNLLMALSNKFRALLLTTGNKSELAVGYCTIYGDMSGGFAVISDVDKTGVFNLARWYNAEVAPHIPGAIITKPPSAELKPDQKDQDSLPDYAVLDGILALHVEHQKSRREIIAEGYDEETVNKVLNLVRIAEFKRRQAAPGIKLTPRSFGTGWRMPLACRRDL; translated from the coding sequence ATGAAAATAGGCGTCCTGCAACTCAATCCCATTGTCGGCGACATCGACGGCAACGCCGTCAAAATCCTGGCCGCAGCGCGAAGCGCGAAGGACCTCGGCGCGGAAATCTGCCTGACCTCGGAACTGGCCCTGACCGGCTATCCGCCGCGCGACCTTCTGCTCTACGGAGGATTCGTGGACCGCGCCCGCGAACGGGCCGACAAGCTGGCCGCGGAGCTGCGGGACTGCCCCCCCCTGCTCCTCGGATCGGTGGAGCGCAACCGCACGGGCCAGGGCAAGCCAGTCTTCAACTGCGCCCTGTGGTGCGAAGGCGGCACGATCAGGCAGACGGTTCGCAAGACCCTCCTGCCCACCTACGACGTATTCGACGAGGCGCGCTATTTCGAGCCCGCGCCAGCAGGAGACCCGGAGGCCAATCTCATCCGGCACAACGGCCTGACCCTGGCCGTGACCATCTGCGAGGACGCCTGGAACGACAAGGACTACTGGGACGCCCGCACCTACGCCCGCGACCCCCTTGAGGAAGCGGCCGCAGGCGCGCCCGACGTCATCCTCAACCTGTCCGCCTCGCCCCTTTTCCTGGGCAAGCAGCAGCTCCGCGAGGACATGCTCGGCGCGGTGGCCCGCAAATACGCCGTGCCCCTGATCTACGCCAACCAGACGGGCGGCGACGACGACCTGGTCTTCGACGGCCGGTCCTGCGCCTTCGCCCCGGACGGCGCGCTCCTGGCCCGGGCCGCCGGATTCGAGGAGGACGTGCTCCTCGTGGACACCGCCGATCCGTCGGCCAACACCGTTTCTAAAGACGATTTCCGCCGCGAGGCCGAGACCTGGCGCGCCCTGGTCATGGGCACCCGCGACTATGTGCGCAAGAGCTGCTTCTCCACCGCCCTGGTGGGGCTTTCCGGCGGCATCGACTCGGCCGTGACCGCAGTGGTCGCCGCCGAAGCCCTGGGCGCGGAAAACGTGACCTGCGTGCTCATGCCCTCGCCCTATTCAAGCCGGGGCTCCATCGACGACTCGCTGGAACTGGCGAAAAATCTCGGGGTGAAGACCCTGACCCTGCCCATCGAGCCCATCATGCGGGCGTTCGACGAGACCCTGGCCGGACCGTTCGCGGGGTATGGGGAGGACACGACCGAAGAGAACATCCAGTCGCGAATCCGGGGCAACCTGCTCATGGCCCTGTCCAACAAGTTCCGCGCCCTGCTCCTGACCACGGGCAACAAGTCCGAACTGGCCGTGGGATACTGCACCATTTACGGAGACATGTCCGGCGGATTCGCGGTCATCTCCGACGTGGACAAGACCGGGGTATTCAACCTGGCCAGATGGTACAACGCCGAGGTGGCCCCGCACATCCCCGGTGCGATCATCACCAAGCCGCCGTCCGCCGAGCTCAAGCCGGACCAGAAGGACCAGGACTCCCTGCCCGACTACGCGGTGCTGGACGGCATCCTGGCCCTGCACGTCGAACACCAGAAGTCCCGTCGGGAGATCATCGCCGAAGGCTATGACGAGGAAACGGTGAACAAGGTCCTCAACCTGGTGCGGATCGCCGAGTTCAAACGCCGCCAGGCCGCGCCCGGCATAAAACTCACCCCGCGCTCCTTCGGCACGGGCTGGCGTATGCCGCTGGCCTGCCGCCGCGACCTTTAG
- a CDS encoding elongator complex protein 3 — MPEPLVFAHPEPAPASTRVWPVFLPFAGCPHRCLFCAQDRQTGRDGAALSRVLSELDRDLDAALAAGRGPYELAFYGGTFTALPAPWPETFLALAARYRERGLITRVRCSTRPDCTAPDVLDRCRALGLDLVELGIQSFDDAALAASGRGYDGDAARRGCERVAESGLALGVQLLPGLPGDREGLFQQDVREAAAFRPETARLYPCLVIEGTALAEVWRRGGYVPWTVDRAKAELASALPVLWGRGVRVIRLGLAPEGTLAESFLAGPWHPALGQSARSLALLGIIREKAAALGRAPSSLVAPRRYQGEFFGQANELAPAYAALGLPRTAVRFADTEYFSLA, encoded by the coding sequence ATGCCTGAGCCGCTTGTCTTCGCCCACCCCGAGCCCGCGCCCGCGTCCACGCGGGTCTGGCCCGTGTTCCTGCCCTTTGCGGGCTGCCCGCACCGCTGCCTGTTCTGCGCCCAGGACCGCCAGACCGGCCGGGACGGCGCGGCCCTGTCCCGGGTCCTGTCCGAGCTCGATCGCGACCTGGACGCGGCTCTGGCCGCCGGACGCGGTCCCTACGAACTCGCCTTCTACGGCGGGACCTTCACGGCCCTGCCCGCGCCGTGGCCGGAAACCTTTCTCGCCCTGGCCGCCCGGTACAGGGAACGCGGCCTGATTACCCGCGTGCGCTGCTCCACCCGGCCCGACTGCACGGCTCCCGACGTTCTCGACCGCTGCCGCGCCCTGGGGCTCGACCTGGTGGAGCTGGGCATTCAGTCCTTTGACGACGCGGCGCTTGCCGCCTCCGGCCGGGGCTATGACGGCGACGCGGCCCGGCGCGGGTGCGAGCGGGTCGCGGAGAGCGGGCTGGCTCTCGGCGTGCAGCTTCTGCCCGGCCTGCCCGGCGACCGCGAGGGACTCTTTCAGCAGGATGTTCGGGAGGCCGCCGCGTTTCGGCCCGAGACCGCCCGCCTCTATCCCTGCCTGGTCATCGAGGGCACGGCCCTGGCCGAGGTCTGGCGGCGGGGCGGCTATGTCCCCTGGACCGTGGACCGGGCCAAGGCCGAACTGGCCTCGGCGCTGCCGGTCCTGTGGGGGCGCGGCGTGCGGGTCATCCGTCTCGGCCTCGCGCCGGAGGGAACTTTGGCGGAATCCTTTCTGGCCGGACCGTGGCACCCGGCCCTGGGCCAGTCTGCCCGCTCCCTGGCTCTCCTCGGGATCATCCGGGAAAAGGCCGCCGCCCTGGGCCGCGCGCCTTCATCCCTGGTCGCGCCCCGCCGCTACCAGGGCGAGTTCTTCGGCCAGGCCAACGAGCTGGCCCCGGCCTATGCCGCCCTGGGGCTGCCCCGGACGGCTGTGCGTTTCGCCGATACGGAGTATTTTTCCCTGGCATGA